In Humulus lupulus chromosome 6, drHumLupu1.1, whole genome shotgun sequence, a single genomic region encodes these proteins:
- the LOC133784961 gene encoding uncharacterized protein LOC133784961 → MSKAYDRVEWDYLQAVLRKMGFDEKLVRLFMVCITSAKYQITHAGKVFGHIIPERGLRQGDPLSSYLFIICTEGFSALLQDYEDRSLLNGIQVARGAPKVSHMFFADDSYIFCKASNMEAHQVLQLLGIFERASGQKINYDKSSIFFSRNTLPQVRDTICGDMSIHEADDNSTYLGLPNILGRNKSVILGYLKDRIRHRIQSWESKFLSKAGKEILLKTVAQALPNYAMSVFLLPLDTSRDIERLMNKYWWSSSSKKSKGIHWQSWSRLSKPKESGGLGFCSLHNFNLSFLGKQGWRLSKHPQSLVSRLYKARYYPQDSFLSAKIGGSPSYIWRSIMASQELIRQGAAVRIGDGKSINILEVPWLPNSDPYIHTTSTVLVNKKAVQLMKVDQCEWDEDLLQDLLIDRDISIIRNIPIHANEADTWYWKMDRLGHYTVKSAHLLTQQRERTEVDQEASVYWKKLWKLSIPPKVKTFLWQASTDCLPTKCNLQLKGVPVSDLCPFCNTCPESIPHVLLSCSFSQVCWNILGVQIDPDDPGVFVVQLAKILENTHAENLLHIPMLCWALWKSRNELIWNQKGAEAPDIVTLARVTLEQWKNAQDRSFDLSLDRFSFALVARNQEGGLLEARASCIGGLVEPEFAEAIGIREALSWIKDKNWHKVEVESDSLVSIQAIRSPTVLLSYFGRIVHECRQLLLDLIHHEMSIKFVKRSANAVAHSLARSTSIISDRVVLGSDIPFELNVVLLNDLLD, encoded by the exons ATGAGCAAAGCATACGATCGTGTGGAGTGGGACTATTTACAGGCGGTGCTTCGTAAGATGGGATTTGATGAAAAACTGGTGAGATTGTTCATGGTCTGTATCACTTCTGCCAAGTATCAGATTACTCATGCTGGTAAAGTGTTTGGTCATATTATTCCGGAGAGAGGGTTGCGCCAGGGTGATCCTTTATCctcatatttatttattatttgtacaGAGGGCTTTTCAGCTCTGTTACAGGATTATGAGGACAGGAGTCTCCTTAATGGCATTCAGGTTGCTAGGGGTGCTCCTAAGGTATCTCATATGTTCTTTGCAGATGATAGCTACATTTTTTGTAAAGCTTCAAATATGGAGGCACACCAAGTTTTGCAGCTTCTGGGCATCTTTGAGAGGGCTTCTGGGCAGAAAATAAATTATGATaagtcttctattttcttcagtAGGAATACATTGCCCCAGGTCAGAGATACAATATGTGGTGATATGTCCATTCATGAGGCTGACGATAATAGTACCTATTTGGGGTTACCTAATATATTGGGACGCAATAAGTCGGTGATCCTAGGCTATCTCAAGGATCGAATACGTCATCGAATCCAAAGTTGGGAGAGTAAATTTTTATCAAAAGCAGGTAAGGAGATCTTATTGAAGACTGTGGCTCAAGCTCTCCCTAACTATGCTATGAGTGTATTTCTTCTCCCTTTGGATACAAGCAGGGACATTGAGCGCTTAATGAATAAATATTGGTGGTCCTCCTCATCCAAGAAATCTAAAGGCATTCATTGGCAAAGTTGGAGTAGGCTTAGCAAACCCAAAGAATCGGGTGGCCTTGGTTTTTGCTCCTTACATAATTTCAATCTTTCCTTTCTTGGGAAACAAGGTTGGCGTCTCTCGAAACATCCTCAGTCACTGGTTAGCAGATTGTATAAAGCCAGATATTATCCTCAAGACTCTTTCCTTTCAGCCAAGATAGGCGGCAGCCCAAGTTATATTTGGAGAAGCATAATGGCATCTCAAGAGCTCATTCGGCAAGGGGCAGCGGTTCGAATTGGGGATGGTAAGTCAATCAACATCCTCGAGGTTCCTTGGCTCCCTAATTCAGACCCATATATCCACACCACTTCTACAGTACTAGTCAATAAAAAGGCTGTCCAGCTAATGAAGGTTGACCAATGCGAATGGGATGAGGATTTACTTCAAGATCTTCTTATTGACAGGGATATTAGTATAATCAGGAATATCCCAATACATGCAAATGAAGCTGATACATGGTACTGGAAGATGGATAGGCTTGGGCATTACACAGTAAAAAGTGCTCATTTATTGACTCAACAGAGGGAGCGCACAGAGGTGGATCAAGAAGCTTCGGTATACTGGAAGAAATTGTGGAAGCTGAGCATCCCCCCCAAAGTCAAAACCTTTTTATGGCAGGCCTCAACCGATTGTCTTCCCACAAAATGCAATCTCCAACTAAAAGGAGTACCAGTGAGTGATCTCTGCCCGTTCTGTAACACATGCCCTGAGTCGATCCCTCATGTTCTTCTCTCTTGCTCATTCTCGCAAGTTTGCTGGAATATCCTTGGCGTTCAAATCGACCCAGATGACCCAGGTGTGTTTGTTGTCCAATTAGCTAAGATTCTGGAGAATACCCACGCCGAAAATCTCCTGCATATACCCATGCTTTGTTGGGCGTTATGGAAATCAAGAAATGAGCTCATTTGGAATCAAAAGGGTGCAGAGGCCCCTGACATTGTGACTCTTGCCCGTGTTACCTTGGAGCAATGGAAGAACGCCCAAGACCGTTCTTTTGATCTTTCGCTCG ACCGATTCTCTTTTGCTCTTGTTGCTCGGAATCAAGAAGGGGGTCTGCTGGAAGCCAGGGCAAGCTGTATTGGGGGATTAGTTGAACCTGAATTTGCAGAGGCAATAGGGATAAGAGAAGCCCTTAGCTGGATAAAAGACAAGAATTGGCACAAAGTTGAAGTGGAATCAGATTCATTGGTGTCAATACAAGCTATTCGAAGCCCCACTGTGCTTCTATCCTATTTCGGTAGAATTGTTCATGAATGTAGACAGTTGTTGCTTGATCTCATTCATCATGAAATGTCCATTAAATTTGTAAAACGATCTGCAAATGCTGTAGCCCATTCTCTAGCAAGGTCTACTAGCATTATTTCTGATCGTGTTGTTTTAGGGAGTGATATCCCTTTTGAGTTGAATGTTGTATTGTTGAACGATTTACTTGATTAA